The DNA segment CAACCACACTTAGTTTTACATGGCTTCCTTTGCCTATTTCTCCGGCAATAATCATGCGCGAAAGTGGTCTTCGTAATTGGGTGCGTATCATGCCTGTAAGCGGGCGGGCTCCGTAACGCGGAGTAAAACCCATTAGTGCAATTTTTTCTTTTGCTTCGGGCGAAATGTCGAGTGTAATTCCTTGTCTTTCTAAGCTCTTATACAGGCTTTTTACATGAATTTCAAAGATTTTTACCACATTCTTTTCACTAATTGGAGCAAAGGGTACTATTTCTGTAAGACGTGCTAAAAATTCCGGGCGGAAATAGTTTGCCATTATTTCAAGCAAATCGCTGGATTTAGGCACTACGCCTTTTCCAAAACTTTCAATAATATTTTCGGCTCCAATATTGGAAGTAAACAGAATAACGGCATTGCTAAAATCGCCTTCTTTTCCTAAGCGATCGTGCATTTTCCCTTCATCTAAAATTTGGAGGAAAATATCGAATACCGAGGGGTGGGCTTTTTCTATTTCATCGAATAAAACAATGGCATAAGGCTGTTGGCGGATTTTATTTACCAACACACCCCCTTCTTCGTATCCAACATATCCCGGAGGCGCGCCATAGAGCAGTGCTGCGGAGTGTTCTTCTTTAAATTCGCTCATATCGAAACGAATCATAGCCGACTCAGTTTGGAACAAAAACTCTGCCAATGATTTTGCCACTTCGGTTTTACCGGTTCCGGTTGGCCCTAAAAGAAAAAACGAACCAATAGGCTGCCCCTGCTTATTTAATCCCGAACGGGCTTCTAAAATGGCTTCGCTCAGCGATTTTATGGCGTGGTCTTGCCCTACCACGCGTTTTTGCAGTATGCCTTCCATTCCCATAAGCCTTTCGCGTTCTTGCCCTCCCAATTTACCTATTGGAATGCCTGTTTTGTGGGCAATCATGGCGGCAATGTCGGTTTTGTCTACGTGGCTTTTTATGTTTTCTGCCAATGCTGCCAACTTACTTATGGTATCTTTTAGATAAGTTGCCGCAGAATCCGATGTTTCTAATGTATTTATATCGGTTTCGTCTTCTAACTGCCCGGTAAGTACATGGCTTACTTTGCTGTGCAATTCTTTATGAAACCACTTTAATTCGTTTAGCAATTCTATTTCACCTTCGTTTGAACTAAGTAGTGCCGTGAGTGCTTCGTCTAATTTTTGAAGCTCTGCCACGGCTGTATTGGAAGCAAATTTTACCGAGGCCATTGTGCGGTCGAGCAAATCAATGGCGGCATCGGGCAGGCTGCGTTCTTTTGCAAACCTGCGTGCCAAGCGAATGGCTTCGGGTAATGCTTCTTTATCTACGGTTAAGCTGTGGTGTTTTTCGTAGTAAGGCACTATTTTTCTTAACATGCGAATGGCGGTAGCATCATCGGGCTCTTCTACGCGTACTGTTTCGAATCTACGGCTGAATGCGTCATCACTTTCTATATACTTACGATACTCTTCGTTAGTAGTGGCGCCAATAACTGTAAGCTCGCCCCGAGCCAATTCCGGCTTCAATAAGTTGGCGGCACCGGAGGCACCTCCATTTTTATCGAGCAATTGGTGAATTTCGTCTATATATAAAATTGCTTTATCGAATTGCTTCAATTCTTTTACAATATTTTTTAGGCGATCTTCTACTTCGCCTTTATACGATGCTCCTGCCACCAACGAGCCAAAATCTAATTCAAATAAAGTTACGTTTTTAAGATTATCGGGTACTTGACCTTTAGCTACATTTAATGCAAAACCATCTACCAGTGAGCTCTTTCCTACTCCCGGTTCGCCAACAATAATTACATTGGGTTTGCTTCTTCGCCCCAATATCTCTGCCATCATGCGTATTTCTTTATCGCGCCCAATAATTTCATCTATTTTTCCGGTACGGGCATCAGCAGTTTTGTCGGTACAGAATTTAAGCAATGCGTTTGCTCCGGTCTTTTTTTCGGCATTACCCGTATTGGATTTTCCGGTTTCTATTACATTGCCTACCTGGTTGTTTTCTATAGTTGCTTCTACCAGTTCGTTAGCAGCCAATCCAAAAGTTTTAAGCTGCTCGTACGAAAAACCCACACCCGGAGTGGCAATAGAAATAAGTAAATGGATGGCATCAATATCATCGGCTCCAAACTTTAAACGGATATTATCGGCTTCAGCGAAAACCGCTTCGGCTTGTGCATCGGGCTTGGGGCTTTCGGTTGGTTTTCCTTTGGTATAAGTTTCGATGCGTACATCTGCCCATTCATCTAAATAAAACACATCTTTTCCCGAGGCTTCTAATTTTGCCCGCAAGCCAACTTCTTTATGTAGTAAGGCCTTAAGCAAATGTGCCGGACCAAAAGTTGTATGAGAAAAATCTTTAGCGTGTGCCTGTGCAATATGTACTGCTTTTTTAACTGAATCGGTAAATGACATAAAGTTTTCGTTGGAATGTTTTTTGAAAAAAGTTGGAAATGAAGATGCAAATGTTTTTTATTTACATATCAAAAGTTAGGAAATAAAATTATGAGTCTTCCTGCAGCAAGAGTTGGAGATATGCATGTTTGCCCGATGCAAACACCGGGAGTTCCTCCCATTCCGCACGTTGGCGGACCTATATTACCTGCCGGTGCTGCAGTAACAGTACTTATTGGCGGTGTACCGGCTGCAACCGTTGGAACCATGTGTGTGTGTACGGGTCCACCGGATTCTATTGTAAAGGGCTCTGCTACGGTACTTATTGGCGGCAAACCTGCTGCCAGAATGGGCGATACCACCGCACATGGCGGCTCTATAACTTTGGGCTTACCAACTGTGCTCATTGGTGGATAAACAATAAATTCTTTTAAGTTTCTTGATAAGATTATTTTCGCCTCATGGCTAACGAAAACGCTCCTATTGCGCGCACCTCTTTAGATTCAATTATAGTTTACACGCTTTTTACTTTTATGCTTGTTTTCTTAGGTATATTTGCTTTTAGAGCATTTACCGGAGAAGATTGCACTAAGGTTGGCTTTGTGGTTGCCAGCGATTCTTTTAGAGCCGGTGAGGTGGTAAGTCTTCGCGACACCACATTTGGAGCAAAAGAATGGGAATGGAATTTTGGCGATAGTTCTGCAGTTTCTAAAATTAAAGCTCCGGTACACGTTTATGAAAAAGAAGGAAAATACAATATTCAACTTACCGTAAACGGGCAATGCGAAAAATTGCTGACTGTTTCTATTTTGCCTAAGAAAGTAGTTCCCCTAACGCATGAAGCACTACAATTACCTATAATTAAAATACCTAAGTTTATTTTTAGCGGAGAGCCTACTGTTTTTATTGCAGACTCTACTAATGGCTCCACTTTTGAATGGAACTTTGGAGAAACCGACCGTACTGATGCTTCCGGAAAACAAGTGCAATACACCTTTGCAAGTACCGGACAAAAAAATATAACCCTATATGTAAACGGGAAAGCAAACGTGGTAACACTACCAATAAAAGTAATAAAACGCAGTAACGGCAAGCAGCCAACTCCGGCAGAAGTTGTAGCTCAACAGCAAGCTGCTGCTGCTCAACAACCTACAGAAGTAGCCAAAGAAGAAGTTAAAATTACGGCAAAAAAAGCTCCGCTTATTAGCGATGATGGTTTTGCCGATTTATTGCATAAAGTAATAAAAGGAAAAGCCCAACTGAGCGATGTAATGGAATACTCTTGCGGCAAAGGCAATATTCCGGTTACCGTAAACAATGCAGATAGACTTACCTTGGTAGAATTTATTAAAAGGTTGAAAGAAAACAACAAAACCTCTATTAAAAAAGTGCGTTTGCGCACCAATGCCAACAATTGCATTATTGAATTAGAGGTAGAAACAAAGAAAAAACTACTATAGCTCCAACGATTCAAAATGTTAATGTGGAAAAGCTATTTGCACCACAAAGCCTTTTCAATAGGTTTGCACTTTATTATTGAAATTTATGCCTTTGAAGAAAATATACTCCCTACTGCTATATTTTGTTTTTCCTGCTGCGTTGATAGCACAAAACGCCACTGTTAAAGGCGTAGTACGCGATGCCGCCAATAAAGAGCCATTGATTGGCGTTTCTGTTTTTACCTCACCCACCAATGCCTCCTCTACCAATATTTCGGGCAGCTATGAACTTACTGTGCCGGCAGGTAAGTCGAAAATAATATTCACCTACATTGGTTATGCCAACGATACCGTAGAAGTAGATATAGAAAGCGGCAAACAAAAAACACTCAACAACAACTTGGCTTCTGCCGATAAAGAATTAAACACCGTGGTGGTAAGTACCAGCCGCTTCGGCAAAAAAATTCAACAAGAATCGGTTACCATGGAGGTGCTAAAGACAAGATTTGTTGAAACCAACAATATTACCAACGCCCTACAGGCAGTGAGCCGCACACCGGGCGTTACCGTAATGGACGGAAGCGTTTCTATACGAGGCGGTAGCGGTTATGCCTATGGCAGCGGCAGCCGTGTGCTTATGGTAATTGATGAGCTGCCACTCGTTACACCCGACCGCGGAGAAATTAGATGGGAATTGGTACCCATGGAAAACATGAGCCAAATGGAAATTATTAAAGGCGCTTCTACCGTACAATATGGTGCCGCTGCCTTAAACGGAGTAATACACCTGCGTACAGCTTACCCAACCGACACTCCCGAAACCCGCATACAGCTTTATACAGAACAAATTGATGTAAGCAACCGAGTACTAAAAAAAGAATGGCAAAACAAGCCGGAATATGCTTGGTGGAAAAACAGAAAAGACCTAACCTATTTTCAAAAACCACAGCAAACGGGCATTACCTTTTTACACAAACACCGCTTCGGGCAAGTAGATTTTGTAATTAGCGGAAACCTACACAGCCAACAATCGCACCTAAACGAAGAATACGACAACCGCACTCGCTTTACCACTAAGTTGAAATACACACCCAAACAATTGGGCGGCAGGCTTAGCATTGGGCTAAACAGTACTTTAATGTACCGTAAAAACGGTTTCCAATTTTGGTGGAATAGCATTAACACACCATATGTTTCTGCCAGTGGCGTTTCTATAGACGAAAGATATTTCTATGCCTTTATAGATCCTTCTCTAAACTACATTGATAAAAAACATAACCAACACCGCTTCTTGGGCAGATGGTTTTATTTCAACCATTGCGATTACAAAACGGGGCCTCGCGCACAATTCGGCATGTTCGACTACCAGTTTCGCCACGATTTTGGCTCTTTGGCAAAAATTATTGTAGGAGCCAACAACCTTCATTTTTCTAACGAAGACGGCACACTTAAAAACAACAGAGGTAACTACGGTGGTATTTATGTATCGGGCGATTTAAACTATAAAGGATTAAGCGTAAATGCCGGTATTCGCTTAGAATACTTTAATTTAAACAATAAAACAGGCCTGGCACTACTGCGATTCCAAAACGTGAAAAGCAATGGCGACACCGTAAAAACCACACTGCCCGTATTTAGAATAGGCGTAAACTACCGCATAGGAAAATACAACTACCTGCGCACCTCTTTTGCAACAGCATACCGCTTTCCAAGCATTGCAGAGCGTTTTGTAAATTATAGCTTAGGCCAGCTCCGCATTAAAGAAAACCAAGACATACAACCCGAAAACGGTTATACTTTTGAATTGGGCTATAAACGCAGTTTCAATATTTCTAACTGGCGCGGATATGCCGATGCGGTAGTTTTTTGGAATGAGTTTTCGCAGATGATTGAATTTCAAAACACCGAAATTGGCCTAGAAAAAGGAGACGATGGAAAATACACACTCGTAGCCACCTTCCAATCGCAAAACGTAACCCGCGCGCGAATTTTTGGTTGGGAATTAGCCTTAGTTGGGGAAGGGAAAATTGGCAAAAACATAGACATGACTGCTCAACTCGGCTACACCTATTTGTACCCACTCAATTTAGCTGCCGATGGTGCAAGAAAAGATATTGGTTTTACTTTAGACCGCGCATTTGGCACTTTCTACCGCCCCGATTCTGTAAACCGCCTTATTATGCTTAAATACAGAAACCGCCACGTATTTAAAGCAGATATTGATATTCTATTCTACCAGCACTACAGATTCGGCACTTCGCTGCAGTATTACAGCTATATGGATAACGTAGATGCTATCTTTGAAATAGCCATCCCCGACTTGGGCGACTACCGCGCCAAACACTT comes from the Chitinophagales bacterium genome and includes:
- a CDS encoding PAAR domain-containing protein → MSLPAARVGDMHVCPMQTPGVPPIPHVGGPILPAGAAVTVLIGGVPAATVGTMCVCTGPPDSIVKGSATVLIGGKPAARMGDTTAHGGSITLGLPTVLIGG
- a CDS encoding TonB-dependent receptor, which produces MKKIYSLLLYFVFPAALIAQNATVKGVVRDAANKEPLIGVSVFTSPTNASSTNISGSYELTVPAGKSKIIFTYIGYANDTVEVDIESGKQKTLNNNLASADKELNTVVVSTSRFGKKIQQESVTMEVLKTRFVETNNITNALQAVSRTPGVTVMDGSVSIRGGSGYAYGSGSRVLMVIDELPLVTPDRGEIRWELVPMENMSQMEIIKGASTVQYGAAALNGVIHLRTAYPTDTPETRIQLYTEQIDVSNRVLKKEWQNKPEYAWWKNRKDLTYFQKPQQTGITFLHKHRFGQVDFVISGNLHSQQSHLNEEYDNRTRFTTKLKYTPKQLGGRLSIGLNSTLMYRKNGFQFWWNSINTPYVSASGVSIDERYFYAFIDPSLNYIDKKHNQHRFLGRWFYFNHCDYKTGPRAQFGMFDYQFRHDFGSLAKIIVGANNLHFSNEDGTLKNNRGNYGGIYVSGDLNYKGLSVNAGIRLEYFNLNNKTGLALLRFQNVKSNGDTVKTTLPVFRIGVNYRIGKYNYLRTSFATAYRFPSIAERFVNYSLGQLRIKENQDIQPENGYTFELGYKRSFNISNWRGYADAVVFWNEFSQMIEFQNTEIGLEKGDDGKYTLVATFQSQNVTRARIFGWELALVGEGKIGKNIDMTAQLGYTYLYPLNLAADGARKDIGFTLDRAFGTFYRPDSVNRLIMLKYRNRHVFKADIDILFYQHYRFGTSLQYYSYMDNVDAIFEIAIPDLGDYRAKHLYKGDFIWDLRFGYDLNKHVSFNFIARNVLNRFYQLRPARPNQPRAFNFQLNFKF
- a CDS encoding PKD domain-containing protein yields the protein MANENAPIARTSLDSIIVYTLFTFMLVFLGIFAFRAFTGEDCTKVGFVVASDSFRAGEVVSLRDTTFGAKEWEWNFGDSSAVSKIKAPVHVYEKEGKYNIQLTVNGQCEKLLTVSILPKKVVPLTHEALQLPIIKIPKFIFSGEPTVFIADSTNGSTFEWNFGETDRTDASGKQVQYTFASTGQKNITLYVNGKANVVTLPIKVIKRSNGKQPTPAEVVAQQQAAAAQQPTEVAKEEVKITAKKAPLISDDGFADLLHKVIKGKAQLSDVMEYSCGKGNIPVTVNNADRLTLVEFIKRLKENNKTSIKKVRLRTNANNCIIELEVETKKKLL
- a CDS encoding ATP-dependent Clp protease ATP-binding subunit, which gives rise to MSFTDSVKKAVHIAQAHAKDFSHTTFGPAHLLKALLHKEVGLRAKLEASGKDVFYLDEWADVRIETYTKGKPTESPKPDAQAEAVFAEADNIRLKFGADDIDAIHLLISIATPGVGFSYEQLKTFGLAANELVEATIENNQVGNVIETGKSNTGNAEKKTGANALLKFCTDKTADARTGKIDEIIGRDKEIRMMAEILGRRSKPNVIIVGEPGVGKSSLVDGFALNVAKGQVPDNLKNVTLFELDFGSLVAGASYKGEVEDRLKNIVKELKQFDKAILYIDEIHQLLDKNGGASGAANLLKPELARGELTVIGATTNEEYRKYIESDDAFSRRFETVRVEEPDDATAIRMLRKIVPYYEKHHSLTVDKEALPEAIRLARRFAKERSLPDAAIDLLDRTMASVKFASNTAVAELQKLDEALTALLSSNEGEIELLNELKWFHKELHSKVSHVLTGQLEDETDINTLETSDSAATYLKDTISKLAALAENIKSHVDKTDIAAMIAHKTGIPIGKLGGQERERLMGMEGILQKRVVGQDHAIKSLSEAILEARSGLNKQGQPIGSFFLLGPTGTGKTEVAKSLAEFLFQTESAMIRFDMSEFKEEHSAALLYGAPPGYVGYEEGGVLVNKIRQQPYAIVLFDEIEKAHPSVFDIFLQILDEGKMHDRLGKEGDFSNAVILFTSNIGAENIIESFGKGVVPKSSDLLEIMANYFRPEFLARLTEIVPFAPISEKNVVKIFEIHVKSLYKSLERQGITLDISPEAKEKIALMGFTPRYGARPLTGMIRTQLRRPLSRMIIAGEIGKGSHVKLSVVDGELKWEQQ